From a region of the Spelaeicoccus albus genome:
- a CDS encoding rhodanese-like domain-containing protein — translation MSDLPSISATEVPPGAPIVDVREDDEWQAGHINGAVHIPLGQLMERYGEVPMDGDDDVVVVCRSGGRSARAVQWLNDNGIDAVNLTGGMGSWSLDNGLPIVSDGPDEPYVK, via the coding sequence ATGAGCGATCTACCCAGTATCAGCGCCACCGAGGTTCCGCCCGGAGCGCCGATTGTCGACGTCCGTGAAGACGATGAATGGCAGGCCGGCCACATCAACGGGGCAGTGCACATTCCGCTCGGCCAGTTGATGGAACGATACGGCGAGGTGCCGATGGACGGTGACGACGACGTCGTGGTCGTGTGCCGGTCCGGCGGCCGCTCGGCGCGAGCCGTCCAATGGCTGAACGACAACGGCATCGACGCGGTCAACCTGACCGGCGGGATGGGCTCCTGGTCACTCGACAACGGTCTGCCGATCGTCTCCGACGGCCCGGACGAACCGTACGTGAAATAG
- a CDS encoding ATP-binding protein → MDPIRNPYAPGAGQRPPELAGRDSELRSFDVVLERISRGRPERSLVLTGLRGVGKTVLLNSMRSTAVRRGWGTGKIEARPDTDLRRPLSAALHLAVRELGLKDADQRDQVLGTLKAFAMRSGQEPGKPPAKLRDRWQPGIDVPATTGRADTGDIEIDLVELFTDIAGLAGDAGHGVAIFIDEMQDLRPDDVSALCAACHELSQLGLPLIVVGAGLPHLPAVLSASKSYSERLFSYVRIDRLDREQADRAFRTPAIDEDADYTIEALDALYEATDGYPYFVQAYGKGAWDVAPKSPITADDVRVASPGAQAELAVGFFGSRYERATPAEREYMRAVADLEHDSEDGTLIVTTSSVADHLKRKPQSLSPARDGLLKKGLVYSAERGRIAFTVPHFGRYLRSAG, encoded by the coding sequence ATGGATCCCATCCGTAACCCCTACGCGCCCGGCGCCGGGCAACGGCCGCCCGAATTGGCCGGCCGCGACAGCGAGCTGCGCTCGTTCGACGTCGTGCTGGAGCGAATTTCCCGCGGCCGACCCGAACGCTCGCTCGTGTTGACGGGGTTGCGCGGAGTCGGAAAGACGGTGCTGCTCAACAGCATGCGGTCAACGGCGGTGCGCCGCGGGTGGGGCACCGGAAAAATCGAGGCAAGGCCCGACACGGACCTGCGTCGTCCCTTGTCGGCTGCGCTGCATTTGGCAGTCCGTGAGCTGGGGCTGAAGGACGCCGACCAGCGCGACCAGGTGCTCGGCACGCTGAAGGCGTTCGCCATGCGCAGTGGCCAGGAACCGGGCAAACCGCCGGCGAAGCTGCGCGATCGATGGCAGCCGGGCATCGATGTGCCGGCGACGACCGGCCGCGCCGACACGGGCGATATCGAGATCGATCTCGTCGAGTTGTTCACCGACATCGCCGGCCTGGCCGGGGACGCGGGGCACGGCGTGGCGATCTTCATCGACGAGATGCAAGATCTCCGGCCGGACGACGTGTCGGCCCTGTGTGCCGCGTGCCATGAGCTCAGCCAGCTCGGGCTGCCGCTGATCGTCGTCGGCGCGGGCCTGCCGCATTTACCGGCAGTACTCTCGGCATCGAAATCGTACAGCGAACGGTTGTTCAGCTACGTGCGCATCGACCGTCTGGACCGGGAACAAGCCGATCGGGCGTTTCGCACCCCGGCAATCGACGAAGACGCCGATTACACGATCGAAGCCCTTGACGCGCTCTACGAAGCCACCGACGGGTACCCCTATTTCGTGCAGGCCTACGGCAAAGGTGCATGGGACGTTGCCCCGAAGTCGCCCATCACGGCGGACGACGTGCGCGTCGCCTCGCCCGGGGCCCAGGCCGAACTCGCCGTGGGATTCTTCGGTTCCCGCTATGAGCGGGCGACGCCGGCCGAACGCGAATACATGCGCGCCGTCGCAGATCTCGAACACGATAGCGAGGACGGCACCCTGATCGTCACGACGTCCTCGGTGGCCGATCATTTGAAGCGCAAGCCGCAATCGCTGTCGCCGGCCCGAGACGGCCTGCTGAAGAAAGGGCTCGTCTATTCGGCCGAGCGCGGGCGAATCGCCTTCACGGTTCCGCATTTCGGCCGCTATCTCCGCTCGGCCGGCTAA
- a CDS encoding DUF5926 family protein, translating to MGKKSRKPVGRTDVAAEDLPVVGMREPCPCGSGKRYKQCHGRKVHAEEADLVPRPYEGLPGEADWVAMRELVPAATATAKLRDEYGGEEVTIATLLPGAWQALKRNDGKLFIGLQTAASSADLSRDAAAALLDVKDRDAGTQSGGGSRPGPGPRLQDILDTSHPWTVRVQETFDYWLPEDGDHDEEVKASLEQANEAVAPTERLAGVESAYWTVIGGRTYLRWSMAHDEEPLLDAFAKLHAAGKNSMGEGSRYLGCFRADGLIVPVWELQQGTQADDVEEPAAAFGAALDDALAAPSDLTVEERRARAGVVSRQLTLR from the coding sequence ATGGGTAAAAAGTCGCGCAAACCTGTCGGGCGCACCGACGTCGCCGCCGAAGATCTACCGGTCGTCGGAATGCGCGAGCCGTGCCCGTGCGGTTCGGGAAAGCGGTACAAGCAGTGCCACGGCCGCAAGGTGCATGCCGAAGAGGCCGACCTGGTGCCCCGCCCGTATGAAGGGCTTCCCGGCGAAGCCGATTGGGTGGCCATGCGCGAGCTCGTGCCCGCCGCCACTGCGACGGCCAAACTGCGTGACGAGTACGGCGGCGAGGAAGTCACCATCGCCACCCTGCTTCCCGGCGCGTGGCAGGCGCTGAAACGCAACGACGGCAAACTCTTCATCGGCTTGCAGACGGCGGCGTCGTCGGCCGATCTGTCCCGCGACGCTGCTGCCGCACTGCTGGACGTCAAGGACCGCGATGCGGGTACGCAGTCGGGCGGCGGATCGCGCCCCGGCCCGGGGCCGCGCCTGCAAGACATTCTGGACACCTCCCACCCGTGGACGGTCCGCGTCCAGGAGACGTTCGACTATTGGCTGCCCGAGGACGGCGACCACGATGAAGAGGTCAAGGCGTCGCTCGAACAAGCCAACGAGGCCGTCGCCCCGACCGAGCGTCTTGCGGGAGTTGAATCGGCGTATTGGACGGTCATCGGCGGGCGCACGTATCTTCGCTGGTCGATGGCGCACGACGAGGAGCCGTTGCTCGACGCGTTCGCCAAACTGCACGCCGCCGGCAAGAACAGCATGGGAGAAGGCAGCCGGTACCTGGGCTGCTTCCGGGCCGATGGACTGATCGTGCCGGTGTGGGAACTCCAACAGGGCACCCAGGCCGACGATGTCGAAGAACCGGCCGCAGCGTTCGGAGCCGCTCTCGACGACGCCCTTGCCGCGCCGTCCGACCTCACGGTGGAAGAGCGCCGCGCCCGCGCCGGAGTCGTCTCGCGCCAGTTGACCCTGCGTTAA
- a CDS encoding glycosyltransferase family 2 protein, which produces MNDQHVAVVIPAKDESATIAATVRSARSISGVDLVIVVDDGSADDTGRVARGAGAGVLTHPRNKGKAAAMMSGALAVHNREISSADTSKPPRALLFIDADLGDTAAETAPLTEPVVAGRADMTIAVLPRQSTDGGGFGLVVGLARRGIAELSGFTATQPLSGMRCLTRAAYDAAQPFAAGWGVETAMTIDLVSAGFRVREVECALQHRVTGRDLRAQLHRAAQYRDVWRALAVRRMSARRRAPRQSIGSKRTHGKENS; this is translated from the coding sequence GTGAACGACCAGCATGTTGCAGTAGTCATCCCGGCCAAGGACGAGTCGGCGACAATTGCCGCCACGGTGCGCTCGGCGCGGTCCATTTCCGGAGTCGACCTCGTCATAGTCGTCGATGACGGCAGCGCCGACGACACGGGCCGGGTCGCCCGCGGCGCCGGCGCCGGCGTTCTGACCCACCCGCGCAACAAGGGCAAGGCCGCCGCCATGATGTCGGGCGCGCTGGCCGTGCACAATCGGGAGATCTCATCGGCGGACACCAGCAAGCCGCCGCGCGCTCTGCTCTTCATCGATGCCGATCTGGGCGACACGGCAGCCGAAACAGCCCCGTTGACCGAGCCTGTCGTGGCCGGCCGGGCCGACATGACCATCGCCGTCCTTCCACGCCAGAGCACGGACGGCGGCGGGTTCGGCCTTGTCGTCGGCTTGGCCCGGCGCGGCATCGCCGAACTCAGCGGCTTCACCGCCACCCAGCCGTTGTCGGGAATGCGGTGCCTGACCCGCGCCGCCTACGACGCCGCCCAGCCGTTTGCCGCCGGATGGGGCGTCGAGACGGCCATGACGATCGATCTGGTGTCGGCGGGGTTTCGGGTGCGCGAAGTCGAATGCGCGCTGCAACACCGGGTGACCGGACGCGACCTGCGTGCGCAGCTGCACCGCGCCGCCCAGTATCGGGACGTCTGGCGGGCACTTGCCGTTCGCCGGATGTCGGCCCGGCGCCGGGCGCCGCGTCAATCAATCGGCAGCAAACGGACACACGGAAAAGAGAACTCATGA
- the pheA gene encoding prephenate dehydratase yields the protein MNDGTRSRYAYLGPSATFTESALLQLPEAADAERVPMPGVIEALEAVRTGEVSAAVAPIENSVEGGVSATLDALISDMPLQIMREFVVPIKFVLAARPGVKLSDIRTYATHPHAEAQTRRTIGKLLPGVTYLQAASTAAAAAGLGADLVGAPYEAAVCNELAAWRYGLHVVADNVGDIADAETRFVLVSKPSPVPPPTGADRTSIVAGLRTEAPGALLELLEQFAARGVNLTRIESRPTGDGLGLYQFSLDVDGHISEARVAEALSGVHRTARSVRFLGSYPRADGRRPLITEQTTDDAFGRADAWLDAVSHGCEPS from the coding sequence ATGAATGACGGCACCCGGTCGCGCTATGCCTATCTTGGCCCGTCGGCGACGTTCACGGAGTCCGCACTGCTCCAGTTGCCGGAGGCAGCGGACGCCGAGCGGGTACCGATGCCCGGCGTCATCGAAGCGCTCGAAGCGGTACGCACTGGCGAAGTATCGGCGGCCGTGGCTCCCATCGAGAACTCGGTCGAGGGCGGTGTCAGCGCCACTCTCGATGCCTTGATCAGTGACATGCCGCTGCAGATCATGCGCGAATTCGTGGTGCCCATCAAGTTCGTGCTGGCCGCGCGCCCGGGCGTGAAGCTGAGCGATATCCGCACGTACGCCACCCATCCGCATGCGGAGGCCCAAACCCGACGCACAATCGGCAAACTGCTGCCGGGCGTGACGTACCTGCAGGCCGCGTCGACGGCTGCCGCGGCGGCCGGCCTCGGCGCCGATCTGGTCGGCGCGCCGTATGAAGCGGCAGTGTGCAACGAATTGGCGGCATGGCGCTACGGCCTGCACGTGGTGGCCGATAACGTCGGCGACATCGCGGACGCCGAGACCCGGTTCGTTCTGGTGTCGAAGCCGAGCCCCGTGCCGCCGCCCACCGGCGCCGACCGTACGTCGATAGTTGCGGGCCTGCGCACTGAAGCACCCGGTGCGCTGCTGGAACTTCTCGAACAATTCGCGGCCCGCGGCGTCAATCTCACCCGGATCGAATCCCGCCCGACTGGCGACGGCCTCGGCCTGTACCAGTTCTCGCTCGACGTCGACGGCCACATCAGCGAAGCCCGCGTCGCCGAAGCCTTGTCCGGCGTGCACCGCACGGCTCGCAGCGTCCGGTTCCTCGGGTCGTATCCGCGCGCCGACGGGCGTCGTCCGCTCATCACCGAGCAGACGACGGACGATGCGTTCGGCCGGGCGGATGCGTGGCTGGACGCCGTCTCGCACGGCTGCGAGCCGTCCTGA
- a CDS encoding MFS transporter produces the protein MTSQNIPADDRTTSGPPRESVFRIAVASFAGTTIEFFDYYAYGLAAALVLNKAFFPDLSPAAGTLAAFATFGVAFVARPVGAALFGHWGDRIGRKKILVVSLLMMGLATFAVGLLPSFATIGLWAPILLVVLRIIQGIGLGGEWGGAALIATEHAPEGKRGLYAMFPQLGPAIGFILANLTFLACRVSMSDHAFNTIGWRIPFLVSFVLVLVGLYVRLKIAETPIFKEATANHEIVRAPLVELVKNQWKALLLGAGGMIIQYTLFYTATTFCLAYATTTLGVKQSTMLVIVMLAVVMLGVATVFSSILSDRIGRKRVLLISCGLAVVWGLATFPLLDTGNYVLMWLALAGCLALMGLGFGPMGAFLPELFETRYRYTGASLSYSLGGVFGGALPPLIATELSANFSSWTIGAMISVLALISLVCILGLPETKSSSMLARASR, from the coding sequence GTGACAAGCCAGAACATCCCCGCCGACGATCGCACGACGTCCGGCCCGCCGCGCGAATCCGTCTTCCGTATCGCGGTGGCGAGTTTCGCCGGTACGACAATTGAATTCTTCGACTATTACGCCTACGGCCTTGCCGCGGCGCTCGTGCTCAACAAGGCGTTCTTCCCCGACCTCAGCCCGGCGGCCGGTACGCTCGCCGCGTTCGCCACGTTCGGCGTGGCCTTCGTGGCCAGGCCGGTCGGAGCCGCGCTGTTCGGTCATTGGGGCGACCGGATCGGCCGGAAGAAGATCCTCGTCGTGTCGTTGCTCATGATGGGGCTCGCCACGTTCGCGGTCGGGCTGCTGCCGTCGTTCGCCACCATCGGCCTCTGGGCGCCGATCCTGCTCGTCGTCCTGCGCATCATCCAGGGGATCGGGCTCGGCGGCGAGTGGGGCGGAGCCGCGCTGATCGCGACCGAACACGCGCCGGAAGGCAAGCGCGGGCTGTACGCCATGTTCCCGCAACTCGGCCCGGCCATCGGGTTCATCCTGGCGAACCTGACGTTCCTTGCCTGCCGCGTGAGCATGTCCGACCACGCATTCAACACGATCGGCTGGCGCATCCCGTTCCTCGTCAGTTTCGTCCTGGTGCTTGTCGGCCTCTACGTGCGGTTGAAGATCGCCGAGACACCGATCTTCAAGGAAGCCACCGCCAATCACGAGATCGTGCGAGCCCCGCTCGTCGAGCTTGTCAAAAATCAGTGGAAGGCGCTGTTGCTGGGTGCCGGCGGCATGATCATCCAGTACACGCTGTTCTACACGGCCACCACGTTCTGTCTGGCGTACGCCACCACCACCCTGGGCGTGAAACAGTCGACGATGCTCGTCATCGTGATGCTCGCGGTCGTCATGCTCGGCGTCGCCACGGTGTTCAGCTCGATCCTGTCCGACCGGATCGGCCGCAAACGCGTCCTGCTCATCTCGTGCGGACTCGCCGTCGTCTGGGGGCTTGCGACGTTCCCGCTGCTCGACACCGGCAACTACGTGCTGATGTGGCTGGCATTGGCCGGATGTCTGGCGCTGATGGGACTCGGATTCGGGCCGATGGGCGCCTTCCTGCCGGAGCTGTTCGAAACCCGGTACCGCTACACCGGCGCGTCCCTGTCATACAGCCTGGGCGGCGTCTTCGGCGGAGCACTGCCGCCGCTGATCGCCACCGAACTGTCGGCCAACTTCTCCAGTTGGACGATCGGGGCGATGATCTCCGTGCTAGCGCTCATCTCACTGGTGTGCATCCTCGGGCTGCCGGAAACGAAATCGTCGTCGATGCTGGCCCGCGCCTCGCGCTAA
- a CDS encoding diacylglycerol/lipid kinase family protein, which translates to MITVPLVLVIAIAVVVAILGVLAGSVVTRRRLVGRGGPTSLRRAVHTDTSTIEIGGNRTGRRAAVIMNPTKRDAKQLRATVEAICRQEGWQDPLWLETTVDDPGGGQTREALEAGVDVVIAAGGDGTVRVVAEQLAGTDVALGLLPLGTGNLLARNLDVTVDRHEWAIRTALWGQNRRIDVGLAKLDGGTGEPGGTGDPAHVFLVLAGIGFDATVMAGTRSDLKQIVGWWAYLEAGMRNLGGPRTKVELRLDDGEPMSRKIRTVLGGNCARLPGGIDLMPDAKIDDGILDVMAVSPPGYFGWVGVAARVLFRTRRGLPVVEHYQGAKVVIDAEQPLDVQLDGDMIGSTSTLTMQVEPGALLVRVPTPEQRRQMRLDMWPNLGTLGPRPAPKSTPATSRQ; encoded by the coding sequence ATGATTACCGTCCCCCTCGTACTCGTGATCGCCATCGCAGTCGTTGTGGCGATCCTGGGTGTGCTTGCGGGCAGCGTCGTCACGCGTCGCCGACTGGTCGGCCGCGGCGGCCCGACGAGCTTGCGTCGCGCCGTGCATACCGACACGTCGACCATCGAGATCGGCGGAAATCGGACGGGCCGGCGCGCCGCCGTCATCATGAATCCGACGAAGCGCGACGCAAAGCAGCTGCGTGCCACGGTCGAGGCCATCTGCCGGCAAGAGGGCTGGCAGGATCCGCTGTGGCTGGAAACGACGGTCGACGATCCGGGCGGCGGACAGACCCGCGAAGCGCTCGAGGCAGGGGTGGACGTCGTGATCGCCGCCGGCGGGGACGGCACGGTGCGCGTTGTGGCCGAGCAACTGGCGGGTACGGACGTCGCGCTCGGCCTGCTCCCGCTGGGCACCGGGAATCTGTTGGCACGCAATCTTGACGTGACTGTCGACCGGCACGAATGGGCAATTCGCACGGCACTGTGGGGACAGAATCGGCGCATCGACGTCGGCCTGGCCAAGCTGGACGGCGGCACGGGCGAGCCGGGCGGTACGGGCGACCCGGCGCACGTGTTCTTGGTGTTGGCCGGGATCGGATTCGATGCGACGGTCATGGCCGGCACGCGAAGCGACTTGAAGCAGATCGTCGGCTGGTGGGCGTATCTCGAAGCGGGCATGCGCAACCTGGGCGGCCCGCGTACCAAGGTCGAGTTGCGCTTGGACGACGGCGAACCGATGTCCCGCAAGATCCGCACGGTGTTGGGCGGCAATTGCGCCCGTCTGCCCGGCGGTATCGACTTGATGCCCGACGCCAAGATCGACGACGGCATCCTCGACGTCATGGCCGTCTCCCCGCCCGGCTACTTCGGTTGGGTCGGGGTGGCCGCCCGCGTGCTCTTCCGCACGCGGCGCGGCCTGCCGGTGGTCGAGCACTATCAGGGCGCCAAAGTCGTCATTGACGCCGAACAGCCGCTTGACGTGCAACTGGACGGCGACATGATCGGCAGCACCTCGACCCTGACCATGCAGGTCGAACCCGGCGCCTTGTTGGTGCGGGTGCCCACTCCCGAACAACGTCGGCAAATGCGACTCGACATGTGGCCGAACCTGGGCACTCTCGGGCCGCGCCCCGCGCCAAAGAGCACGCCGGCGACGTCCCGGCAATAA
- the serS gene encoding serine--tRNA ligase produces MIDLQLLRDDPDKFRASQRARGEDDSLVDSILRADKARRTTLSEYESLRAEQKSFGKRVAQASGDEKKDLVAAAKGMSEKVKTLQSDADDAQDALDRLLFKLPNLVAVGVPSGGEENFAVVKTVGEPRDFDAEGFTPRDHLDIGTELHAIDTERGVKVSGARFHYLLGVGARLELALLTMALDQAIANGFVPMITPTLVKPEVMAGTGFLGEHSDEVYRLEADDLFLTGTSEVALAGYHSGEIVDLDSGPLRYAGWSSCYRREAGSYGKDTKGIIRVHQFQKVEMFSYVHAADAAAEHERMLAWQEQMLAKCELPYRVIDTAAGDLGSSAARKYDCEAWVPSQHTYRELTSTSNCTTFQARRLGIRERTEHGTEPVATLNGTMANTRWLVALLENHQQADGSVKVPAALQPYLGGMSVLEPTA; encoded by the coding sequence GTGATCGATCTTCAACTCTTGCGCGACGACCCCGACAAATTCCGCGCTTCGCAGCGGGCCCGCGGCGAGGACGACTCTCTCGTCGACTCGATACTGCGTGCCGACAAGGCACGGCGGACGACGCTGTCCGAGTACGAGAGCCTGCGCGCCGAGCAGAAATCGTTCGGCAAGCGCGTGGCGCAGGCCTCCGGCGACGAGAAGAAGGACCTCGTGGCGGCTGCCAAGGGCATGAGCGAAAAGGTCAAGACGTTGCAGTCGGACGCCGACGACGCCCAAGACGCGCTCGACCGGCTGCTCTTCAAACTGCCCAATCTGGTGGCCGTCGGAGTGCCGTCCGGCGGCGAGGAGAACTTCGCCGTTGTGAAGACGGTCGGCGAGCCGCGCGATTTCGACGCCGAGGGGTTCACCCCGCGCGACCATCTCGACATCGGCACGGAGCTGCACGCGATCGACACCGAACGCGGCGTGAAGGTGTCTGGTGCCCGGTTCCACTACCTGCTGGGTGTGGGCGCGCGCCTCGAACTGGCGCTGCTGACCATGGCACTGGACCAGGCAATCGCCAACGGATTCGTGCCGATGATCACTCCGACGCTGGTCAAACCCGAGGTGATGGCCGGCACTGGGTTCTTGGGCGAGCATTCCGACGAGGTGTACCGGTTGGAGGCCGACGACTTGTTCCTCACCGGCACGTCCGAGGTGGCGCTGGCCGGCTATCACTCCGGCGAGATCGTTGACCTGGACTCGGGGCCGCTCCGGTACGCCGGATGGTCGTCGTGCTATCGGCGCGAAGCCGGGTCGTACGGCAAGGACACCAAGGGCATCATCCGGGTGCATCAGTTCCAGAAGGTGGAGATGTTCAGCTACGTGCATGCCGCGGACGCCGCCGCCGAACACGAGCGCATGCTGGCCTGGCAAGAGCAGATGCTCGCCAAGTGCGAACTGCCCTACCGCGTGATCGACACGGCTGCCGGCGATCTCGGGTCGTCGGCCGCCCGCAAATACGACTGCGAGGCGTGGGTGCCGAGCCAGCACACGTACCGCGAGCTGACGTCGACGTCGAACTGCACGACATTCCAAGCCCGCCGGTTGGGTATCCGCGAACGCACCGAGCACGGCACCGAACCGGTCGCCACGCTCAACGGCACCATGGCGAACACCCGCTGGCTCGTTGCCCTTTTGGAAAACCACCAACAAGCCGACGGATCGGTCAAGGTGCCGGCCGCCTTGCAGCCGTATCTGGGCGGCATGAGCGTATTGGAGCCGACCGCATGA
- a CDS encoding HAD family hydrolase produces MSLAVDESGIPAADAYLIALDVDGTLVGYDGALSEAVRDAVQGVAGAGHHVVISTGRSVAGTLPVLDSLSLTSGYAVCANGSMILRLDPEYDSGWEAVQVTTFDPRAALLRLREIAPMSRFMIEDGDLHRWVTQAFPNNELSGAIDTMPFEEMLDKRVTRIVMRDPTKTAAEFDDVVEASGLHGVSYSVGWTAWLDIAPEGVSKASALETVRDWLQIDAGHTFAAGDGTNDLEMIRWAGRSVAMGQAPDVLKEAAAEITGTIDQDGLVDVLGPYL; encoded by the coding sequence ATGAGCCTGGCCGTGGACGAGTCCGGAATACCGGCCGCCGACGCGTATCTGATCGCGCTCGACGTCGACGGAACACTCGTCGGCTACGACGGAGCGTTGAGCGAGGCCGTCCGCGATGCCGTGCAAGGCGTGGCCGGCGCCGGACACCACGTAGTGATCTCGACGGGGCGTTCGGTGGCCGGCACGCTGCCGGTGCTCGACAGCCTGTCGCTGACGTCCGGATACGCAGTGTGCGCGAACGGGTCGATGATTCTCAGGCTCGACCCGGAATACGACTCCGGCTGGGAAGCGGTGCAGGTGACGACGTTCGACCCGCGGGCCGCACTGCTTCGGCTGCGGGAGATCGCCCCGATGTCGCGGTTCATGATCGAGGACGGCGACCTGCACCGGTGGGTGACGCAAGCCTTCCCCAACAACGAGCTGTCCGGCGCCATTGACACGATGCCGTTCGAGGAGATGCTGGACAAGCGCGTCACCCGCATCGTGATGCGCGATCCCACCAAGACCGCCGCCGAGTTCGACGACGTGGTGGAGGCAAGCGGATTGCACGGGGTGAGCTATTCGGTGGGCTGGACGGCGTGGCTCGACATCGCGCCGGAAGGCGTGTCGAAAGCCAGCGCCCTGGAAACGGTACGCGATTGGCTGCAGATCGACGCCGGGCACACGTTTGCGGCGGGCGACGGCACCAACGATTTGGAGATGATCCGTTGGGCCGGCCGCAGCGTCGCCATGGGGCAGGCTCCCGACGTCCTCAAGGAGGCGGCCGCGGAGATCACCGGCACCATCGACCAGGACGGCCTGGTCGACGTGCTGGGGCCGTATCTCTGA
- a CDS encoding HAD family hydrolase, which produces MPGPVRLVASDIDGTILTSSGLIRPRVIEALHSARDAGMALVFVTGRPTRWLGPIEEQIGHAGMVICSNGSVLYDMEARRIVSAQTIPAAAARAVAERLRSEFTELGFGLETLDGYRVDPVYSRNFPPGVKCRVGQIDELLADSPRIVKMLARWTGDGDEFLTRARQMLTDLVTPTHSSPREALLEMSPLGVDKAHALAGYAKTLGLSADETIAFGDMPNDIEMLRWAGRGYAMAGGHPEAISAAPGLAPPIDEDGVAQVLEGLLAENVG; this is translated from the coding sequence ATGCCCGGACCCGTGCGGCTGGTAGCCAGCGACATCGACGGCACCATTCTGACGTCGTCCGGCCTCATCCGCCCGCGCGTGATCGAAGCGCTGCACTCGGCACGGGACGCCGGCATGGCGCTGGTGTTCGTCACCGGACGGCCGACCAGGTGGCTGGGGCCCATCGAGGAGCAGATCGGCCACGCCGGCATGGTGATCTGTTCGAACGGCAGCGTGCTGTACGACATGGAAGCCCGGCGAATCGTGTCGGCGCAAACGATTCCGGCGGCGGCCGCTCGCGCTGTGGCCGAGCGGCTGCGCAGCGAGTTCACCGAACTCGGGTTCGGCCTGGAAACACTCGACGGATACCGCGTCGACCCGGTCTACTCGCGCAACTTCCCGCCGGGCGTCAAGTGCCGCGTCGGGCAGATCGACGAGTTGCTTGCCGATTCGCCGCGCATTGTGAAGATGCTGGCGCGCTGGACCGGTGACGGCGACGAATTCCTCACCCGTGCCCGTCAAATGTTGACCGACCTCGTGACGCCTACCCATTCGAGCCCGCGCGAGGCCTTGCTGGAGATGTCGCCCCTCGGCGTCGACAAGGCGCACGCGCTGGCCGGGTACGCCAAGACGTTGGGGCTTTCCGCCGACGAGACGATCGCGTTCGGCGATATGCCCAACGACATCGAAATGCTCCGCTGGGCCGGACGCGGCTACGCCATGGCCGGCGGCCACCCCGAAGCGATCTCCGCGGCCCCGGGGTTGGCGCCTCCGATCGATGAGGACGGCGTGGCGCAAGTGCTCGAAGGGCTGCTTGCCGAAAACGTCGGCTAG
- a CDS encoding bacterial proteasome activator family protein has translation MTDSEEALTGRTIDGEPEKAEDAERAEASPVDDVSQPAKVMRIGTMIKQLLDEVRGAPLDDKGRARLAEVHERSLKELEEGLSPDLVDELHRITLPFGDDATPSDAELRIAQAQLVGWLEGLFHGIQTALVAQQMAAQTQLNQMRQLPPGVDPAMAAAAARKQKAGADSEHPSGTGQYL, from the coding sequence ATGACTGATTCCGAGGAGGCATTGACCGGCAGGACTATCGATGGCGAGCCTGAGAAGGCCGAGGACGCCGAACGCGCCGAGGCCAGCCCGGTCGACGATGTGTCGCAACCCGCCAAGGTGATGCGCATCGGCACAATGATCAAGCAGCTGCTCGACGAGGTACGCGGTGCGCCGCTCGACGACAAGGGCCGCGCGCGCCTGGCCGAAGTGCACGAGCGTTCGCTCAAGGAGCTCGAAGAGGGCTTGTCGCCGGACCTGGTCGATGAATTGCATCGCATCACGCTACCGTTCGGCGACGATGCGACCCCGTCGGACGCGGAGTTGCGGATCGCTCAAGCACAGCTCGTCGGCTGGTTGGAAGGGCTTTTCCACGGCATCCAGACGGCTCTTGTCGCGCAGCAGATGGCCGCTCAGACGCAGCTGAATCAAATGCGCCAGCTCCCGCCGGGGGTCGACCCGGCCATGGCGGCGGCCGCAGCTCGGAAGCAAAAGGCCGGGGCGGACTCCGAGCATCCGTCCGGCACCGGGCAGTACCTGTAG